A window from Bos indicus isolate NIAB-ARS_2022 breed Sahiwal x Tharparkar chromosome 1, NIAB-ARS_B.indTharparkar_mat_pri_1.0, whole genome shotgun sequence encodes these proteins:
- the ZMAT3 gene encoding zinc finger matrin-type protein 3 isoform X1: MILLQHAGLPPPKRPSSSPPMSVAARSTGALQLPPQKPFGQEASLPLAGEEEPPKGGEQDTALEELCKPLYCKLCNVTLNSAQQAQAHYQGKNHGKKLRNYYAANSCPPPARMSNAVEAVAAPAVSVPPQMGSFKPGGRVILATENDYCKLCDASFSSPAVAQAHYQGKNHAKRLRLAEAQSNSFSDSSEVGQRRTRKEGNEYKMMPNRRNMYAVQNNSAGPYFNPRSRQRIPRDLAMCVTPSGQFYCSMCNVGAGEEVEFRQHLESKQHKSKVSEQRYRNEMENLGYV, from the exons ATGATCCTCTTGCAACACGCCGGGCTTCCTCCGCCTAAGCGgccctcatcctctcctcctATGTCAGTGGCCGCCAGGTCTACAGGAGCCTTGCAGCTTCCACCGCAGAAGCCTTTTGGGCAGGAGGCTTCCTTGCCTTTGGCTGGAGAAGAAGAGCCACCTAAGGGAGGGGAACAAGACACTGCCCTGGAGGAGCTATGTAAGCCCCTGTACTGCAAGCTCTGCAATGTCACCTTGAACTCAGCGCAGCAAGCCCAGGCTCATTATCAg GGTAAAAATCATGGTAAGAAACTTCGAAATTACTATGCAGCCAATAGCTGTCCTCCTCCTGCCAGAATGAGCAATGCAGTGGAAGCTGTGGCTGCTCCAGCTGTTTCAGTCCCTCCGCAG ATGGGCTCCTTTAAGCCAGGAGGCAGAGTGATCCTGGCCACAGAAAACGATTACTGTAAGCTCTGTGATGCCTCCTTCAGTTCTCCGGCTGTGGCCCAGGCTCACTATCAAGGCAAGAATCATGCCAAGAGGCTGCGGCTGGCGGAAGCTCAGAGTAACTCATTCTC AGACTCCTCAGAGGTCGGTCAACGGCGGACCCGAAAAGAAGGGAATGAATATAAGATGATGCCTAAtaggagaaatatgtatgcagtaCAGAATAATTCAG CAGGTCCTTACTTCAATCCCCGCTCTCGGCAGAGAATTCCACGTGATCTGGCCATGTGTGTTACTCCAAGCGGCCAGTTTTACTGCTCCATGTGTAATGTCGGGGCTGGCGAAGAGGTGGAATTCCGGCAGCATTTAGAGAGCAAGCAACATAAAAGCAAGGTGTCTGAACAGCGGTACAGGAATGAGATGGAGAATCTGGGCTACGTATAG
- the ZMAT3 gene encoding zinc finger matrin-type protein 3 isoform X2: MILLQHAGLPPPKRPSSSPPMSVAARSTGALQLPPQKPFGQEASLPLAGEEEPPKGGEQDTALEELCKPLYCKLCNVTLNSAQQAQAHYQGKNHGKKLRNYYAANSCPPPARMSNAVEAVAAPAVSVPPQMGSFKPGGRVILATENDYCKLCDASFSSPAVAQAHYQGKNHAKRLRLAEAQSNSFSDSSEVGQRRTRKEGNEYKMMPNRRNMYAVQNNSGPYFNPRSRQRIPRDLAMCVTPSGQFYCSMCNVGAGEEVEFRQHLESKQHKSKVSEQRYRNEMENLGYV; the protein is encoded by the exons ATGATCCTCTTGCAACACGCCGGGCTTCCTCCGCCTAAGCGgccctcatcctctcctcctATGTCAGTGGCCGCCAGGTCTACAGGAGCCTTGCAGCTTCCACCGCAGAAGCCTTTTGGGCAGGAGGCTTCCTTGCCTTTGGCTGGAGAAGAAGAGCCACCTAAGGGAGGGGAACAAGACACTGCCCTGGAGGAGCTATGTAAGCCCCTGTACTGCAAGCTCTGCAATGTCACCTTGAACTCAGCGCAGCAAGCCCAGGCTCATTATCAg GGTAAAAATCATGGTAAGAAACTTCGAAATTACTATGCAGCCAATAGCTGTCCTCCTCCTGCCAGAATGAGCAATGCAGTGGAAGCTGTGGCTGCTCCAGCTGTTTCAGTCCCTCCGCAG ATGGGCTCCTTTAAGCCAGGAGGCAGAGTGATCCTGGCCACAGAAAACGATTACTGTAAGCTCTGTGATGCCTCCTTCAGTTCTCCGGCTGTGGCCCAGGCTCACTATCAAGGCAAGAATCATGCCAAGAGGCTGCGGCTGGCGGAAGCTCAGAGTAACTCATTCTC AGACTCCTCAGAGGTCGGTCAACGGCGGACCCGAAAAGAAGGGAATGAATATAAGATGATGCCTAAtaggagaaatatgtatgcagtaCAGAATAATTCAG GTCCTTACTTCAATCCCCGCTCTCGGCAGAGAATTCCACGTGATCTGGCCATGTGTGTTACTCCAAGCGGCCAGTTTTACTGCTCCATGTGTAATGTCGGGGCTGGCGAAGAGGTGGAATTCCGGCAGCATTTAGAGAGCAAGCAACATAAAAGCAAGGTGTCTGAACAGCGGTACAGGAATGAGATGGAGAATCTGGGCTACGTATAG